Proteins found in one Sporosarcina jeotgali genomic segment:
- a CDS encoding Fur family transcriptional regulator, giving the protein MNVEKAWETLKQHSFKRTKNREAILEFLAERDGYTAAMDVGEYLKKDNPGVSFDTIYRNLATFAELEILEETDLNGERQYRMHCDPGVHHHHFICTVCGKTKHIPSCPMDHIAVNLPGVEIQGHKFEVYGKCPQCQ; this is encoded by the coding sequence GTGAATGTAGAAAAAGCATGGGAGACGTTGAAGCAGCATTCATTCAAACGGACGAAAAATAGAGAAGCGATTTTAGAGTTTCTTGCAGAGCGTGATGGATATACTGCAGCAATGGATGTAGGTGAATACTTGAAGAAAGATAATCCTGGAGTCAGCTTTGATACAATTTACAGAAACTTGGCCACGTTTGCAGAACTTGAAATTCTGGAGGAAACGGATCTTAATGGCGAACGCCAATATCGGATGCACTGTGATCCGGGAGTGCATCACCATCACTTTATATGCACAGTATGTGGAAAGACGAAACATATACCTTCTTGCCCAATGGATCACATCGCGGTTAATTTACCGGGAGTGGAGATACAAGGGCACAAGTTCGAAGTGTACGGGAAATGTCCGCAATGCCAATAA
- a CDS encoding peptidoglycan D,D-transpeptidase FtsI family protein, with product MRKNQRKVDQAKVRQRKLTSFRMNFLFFSIFVLFSLLIFRLGYLQIVKGEEYKRELERTEEIAVNTSVPRGRIFDRSGHLLVDNEPRNAITYTKTTSTTSEEMLKTAKKLAKLIEKPTNRITLGDKKDYWILLHPNEAMDKVTKKELLAIQKDESITKKEAQRKITKMTRDRITDEELESFTENQLEVLAIYREMMSGYAYTPQIVKSEDVTDTEFATVSEQLSSLPGVNTTTDWERVKMSDSAILGTTTSPLEGIPKSDLDYFLARGYSRNDRVGKSYIERYYEDLLKGQKTVVKNIKDRTGRVVETKTVREGEPGKDLMLTLDTELQSHLEKIVEDNLLKAKRMGGSQFLDRAFLVMMDPNTGEVLSMVGKRIVKDKETGKLSVQDYTFGAFSTSYEVGSTVKLATMLTGYKYNALRLGETKIDEPIYVGKQRKASLFNQNSRVAVNDIEALGRSSNVYMFKIAMEIANYNYVKGGSLKIDFDAFNKMRDGYASFGLGAKTGIDLPGEVSGSSPEPNRKEPGKLLDLAIGQYDTYTPLQLAQYVSTVANGGYRIAPRVLKAVYEPSKDGKEFGALLKQNDPLVLNRIDNSPEEIERVKKGMHYTYYQPRGTAYNIFQGEDFDAAGKTGTAQAGYYEGDDRSLWGTQTVSVAHVGFAPYENPEIAYSVIVPHVSTYTNGYAHPNNDIAQAAVKEYFALKKKRAGSEIFSTETPTIQPPIDEKAEKEKK from the coding sequence GTGAGGAAAAATCAGCGTAAAGTCGATCAGGCTAAAGTACGCCAGCGCAAATTGACTTCCTTCAGAATGAACTTTTTATTCTTTTCTATATTTGTTTTGTTTTCATTGCTAATTTTTCGTTTAGGATATTTGCAAATTGTAAAAGGCGAAGAATATAAGCGTGAACTGGAGCGGACAGAAGAAATTGCAGTAAACACGAGTGTACCAAGGGGACGAATTTTTGACCGAAGCGGACATTTACTTGTAGATAACGAACCGCGTAATGCGATTACATATACGAAGACAACATCTACAACATCTGAAGAAATGTTGAAAACGGCAAAAAAACTTGCGAAGTTGATTGAAAAACCGACTAATCGAATCACTCTTGGAGATAAAAAAGATTATTGGATTCTTTTACATCCTAACGAAGCGATGGATAAAGTAACAAAAAAAGAGCTGCTGGCAATTCAAAAGGACGAATCCATCACAAAAAAAGAAGCTCAGCGTAAAATCACGAAAATGACACGGGACCGCATAACAGACGAAGAATTGGAGTCTTTCACGGAAAATCAGTTAGAAGTTCTTGCGATTTATCGGGAAATGATGTCTGGTTATGCGTATACACCGCAAATTGTTAAAAGTGAAGACGTGACAGATACTGAATTTGCGACTGTTTCCGAACAGCTGAGTTCACTTCCGGGTGTCAATACAACGACAGACTGGGAACGTGTCAAAATGTCTGACAGTGCAATCCTGGGTACGACAACCAGTCCCCTTGAAGGAATCCCTAAATCGGATCTCGATTACTTCCTAGCACGCGGTTATTCACGTAATGACCGAGTAGGGAAGAGTTACATCGAACGGTATTACGAAGATTTGCTAAAGGGTCAGAAGACTGTGGTAAAGAATATTAAAGACCGTACAGGCAGAGTAGTTGAGACAAAAACTGTACGGGAAGGCGAGCCTGGAAAAGATCTAATGCTGACATTAGATACGGAACTGCAATCTCATTTAGAAAAAATTGTCGAGGACAATTTGTTAAAAGCAAAACGGATGGGCGGTTCACAATTTTTAGATCGTGCCTTCTTAGTAATGATGGATCCGAATACAGGTGAAGTGTTATCTATGGTAGGTAAAAGAATCGTAAAAGACAAAGAAACCGGTAAATTGTCTGTTCAGGATTACACATTCGGAGCATTCAGTACATCATACGAAGTAGGATCGACAGTGAAATTAGCAACGATGCTGACTGGTTACAAATACAATGCGCTGCGTTTAGGAGAAACAAAAATTGATGAACCTATTTATGTAGGTAAACAACGTAAAGCCTCACTTTTTAACCAGAACTCTCGTGTTGCGGTTAATGATATTGAAGCGTTAGGACGATCTTCCAACGTCTATATGTTTAAGATTGCAATGGAAATAGCTAATTACAATTATGTAAAAGGCGGAAGTTTGAAAATCGACTTTGATGCGTTCAACAAAATGCGAGACGGCTACGCATCATTCGGCCTAGGAGCTAAAACAGGGATCGATTTGCCTGGTGAAGTATCAGGTTCATCTCCTGAGCCAAACCGTAAAGAACCCGGTAAATTACTTGACTTAGCAATTGGCCAGTACGATACGTACACACCGCTTCAACTTGCACAGTATGTATCTACCGTAGCTAACGGAGGATACAGAATTGCCCCGCGCGTATTGAAAGCTGTCTATGAACCTTCAAAGGACGGTAAAGAATTTGGGGCTCTTCTGAAGCAAAATGACCCATTGGTCTTAAATCGAATTGATAATAGTCCAGAAGAAATTGAACGGGTAAAAAAAGGAATGCACTATACGTACTACCAACCTCGCGGAACAGCTTATAACATCTTCCAAGGTGAAGATTTTGATGCGGCGGGGAAAACGGGTACTGCACAGGCGGGATATTATGAAGGTGATGATCGTTCGCTATGGGGCACTCAAACAGTTTCTGTAGCACACGTAGGGTTTGCACCTTATGAAAACCCGGAGATTGCGTATTCTGTTATCGTTCCGCACGTATCTACGTATACAAATGGCTATGCTCACCCGAACAATGATATCGCTCAAGCAGCTGTTAAAGAGTACTTTGCTCTTAAGAAAAAACGTGCTGGGTCTGAAATCTTTTCTACTGAAACACCTACTATTCAGCCGCCTATAGATGAAAAGGCTGAAAAAGAGAAAAAATAA
- a CDS encoding DUF456 domain-containing protein: MEWIAWIVASLFFAVAFLGLIYPVIPSVLFVIGGFLLYGLIDTFSSMGWLFWTIQILFTILLFGADTLANLFGIKRFGGSDAGGWGSTIGLLIGPFVIPVAGILVGPFLGAVIAELVITRSGFKQALRSGIGSLVGFLTSVIVKAAVMIVMIGIFIFFVT; the protein is encoded by the coding sequence ATGGAGTGGATTGCATGGATTGTAGCAAGTTTGTTTTTTGCTGTTGCATTTCTGGGGCTGATTTATCCGGTCATACCTTCAGTTCTTTTTGTTATCGGCGGCTTTTTGCTTTATGGGTTAATCGATACATTCAGTTCAATGGGATGGCTGTTCTGGACCATTCAAATTCTCTTCACCATCTTATTGTTCGGAGCAGACACACTCGCCAACCTATTCGGCATTAAACGGTTCGGCGGATCGGACGCCGGCGGGTGGGGAAGTACTATTGGCCTTCTTATTGGACCTTTCGTCATACCTGTAGCAGGTATCTTGGTCGGCCCTTTCCTGGGTGCTGTTATAGCGGAGTTAGTCATAACGCGTTCGGGGTTTAAACAAGCGCTTCGTTCCGGGATAGGCTCGTTAGTCGGCTTTTTGACTTCTGTCATTGTCAAAGCGGCGGTCATGATTGTTATGATCGGAATTTTCATCTTCTTCGTCACCTAA
- a CDS encoding 5' nucleotidase, NT5C type, whose translation MKNYRFGIDIDGTVTTPSSLLPHINKKFGCELVLDDIKEYDLTTAFEVDPTEFYNWYKKAEPEICLTSSPQEQAKQFLTEWQKQQAELYYISARGSEVMDVTMEWFQREQLPFDHVELIGSHRKIETARKFGTDVFFEDKHDNAVDLHEELDIPVILFDTPYNRNPIPDGVIRVTNWNEANEWIQHNFFTTSVK comes from the coding sequence GTGAAAAACTATCGATTCGGCATCGATATTGATGGAACCGTAACAACTCCTTCTTCCCTTCTTCCGCATATCAATAAGAAGTTTGGATGCGAGCTCGTTTTAGATGATATTAAAGAGTATGATTTGACCACTGCATTCGAAGTCGATCCGACAGAGTTTTACAACTGGTACAAAAAGGCTGAACCTGAAATTTGTTTAACGTCTTCTCCACAGGAGCAGGCTAAACAATTTTTAACGGAGTGGCAGAAACAGCAGGCAGAGCTGTATTACATCTCTGCTCGCGGATCTGAAGTAATGGATGTCACAATGGAATGGTTCCAGCGTGAGCAGCTTCCTTTTGACCATGTAGAACTAATCGGCAGTCATCGTAAAATTGAAACTGCCCGCAAATTTGGTACAGATGTATTTTTTGAAGACAAGCACGATAATGCTGTCGACTTGCACGAAGAGCTAGACATTCCTGTGATCCTCTTTGACACTCCATATAATCGGAATCCTATTCCGGATGGCGTCATCCGAGTAACTAATTGGAACGAAGCTAATGAATGGATACAGCACAACTTTTTTACAACTTCAGTGAAATAA
- a CDS encoding deoxyribonuclease IV: protein MLIGSHVSMSGKDMLLGSSKDAADFGASTFMIYTGAPQNTRRKPIEELNIAAGQAHMDEHGLSSMVVHAPYIINIGNTVKPETFRLGVDFLQEEIRRTAALGANQIVLHPGAHVGEGADKGIAKIIEGLNEVLAEDADVKIALETMAGKGTECGRSFEELAKIFDGVKNNDRLSVCFDTCHVHDAGYDIVNDFEGVLEEFDHYIGRDRISVIHVNDSKNVRGAGKDRHENIGFGHIGFEPLHYVVHHPSFVNVPKILETPFIGTDKKNKTAPYKEEIMMLKSGEFTTKYRDALLNQETNA from the coding sequence ATTTTAATTGGATCTCATGTTTCCATGAGCGGGAAAGACATGCTGCTTGGCTCCAGTAAAGACGCTGCGGACTTTGGCGCCTCAACGTTTATGATCTATACAGGAGCCCCTCAAAATACAAGACGTAAACCAATTGAAGAGTTGAACATTGCTGCTGGTCAAGCGCATATGGACGAGCACGGTCTTTCTTCAATGGTTGTACACGCACCTTATATCATCAATATCGGGAATACAGTGAAACCAGAGACTTTCCGCTTAGGTGTCGACTTCTTGCAAGAGGAGATTCGACGGACAGCAGCACTGGGTGCGAATCAGATTGTTTTGCATCCTGGTGCTCACGTAGGTGAAGGTGCAGACAAGGGAATTGCTAAAATTATCGAAGGTTTGAATGAAGTGTTAGCTGAAGACGCTGATGTCAAGATTGCGCTGGAAACAATGGCAGGTAAAGGTACAGAATGCGGAAGAAGCTTTGAAGAACTTGCAAAGATTTTTGATGGTGTTAAAAATAACGATCGTCTTTCCGTTTGTTTTGACACGTGCCACGTCCATGACGCAGGATATGACATTGTAAACGATTTTGAAGGCGTTCTGGAAGAGTTTGATCACTACATTGGCCGGGACCGTATTTCAGTTATTCATGTCAATGATAGTAAGAACGTGCGTGGAGCAGGAAAAGACCGTCACGAAAATATCGGCTTCGGTCACATAGGTTTTGAGCCATTGCATTATGTTGTCCATCACCCTTCGTTCGTAAACGTCCCTAAAATACTGGAAACACCGTTTATCGGAACGGATAAGAAAAACAAGACGGCACCTTACAAAGAAGAAATTATGATGTTAAAGAGCGGAGAATTCACGACTAAGTACCGTGACGCCCTCTTAAACCAAGAGACAAACGCTTAA
- the rpmG gene encoding 50S ribosomal protein L33 yields MRVNITLACTECGERNYITKKNKRNNPERLEMKKYCSREMKQTLHRETK; encoded by the coding sequence ATGCGCGTAAATATTACACTTGCTTGCACAGAATGTGGTGAGCGTAACTATATCACAAAGAAAAACAAGCGTAACAATCCAGAACGTCTTGAAATGAAAAAATATTGCTCACGTGAAATGAAGCAAACGCTTCACCGTGAAACGAAATAA
- a CDS encoding DUF1189 family protein codes for MKNYQLFLASFYEPKKLAAFRLLPIGKVIQYVFLFVILSTLVSFIRFLTGDIDLFGSSPELIEYAKTVGGLLYPMAFVLQLVISTFYLFIRVSFFGLVGLGLLKLFKRRGEYRHMWRTSAVSITVPILVSLVLDSAHLANDYNFIITAVIHMAYLAMAANYYPKQPKAKVKVSRA; via the coding sequence TTGAAGAACTATCAATTGTTTCTTGCTTCCTTTTATGAGCCGAAAAAGCTGGCAGCTTTCCGGTTACTTCCTATAGGAAAAGTAATTCAATACGTATTTCTATTTGTCATCCTTTCGACATTGGTGTCCTTTATACGATTCCTCACGGGGGATATTGATTTGTTCGGTTCCTCCCCAGAATTGATTGAATACGCGAAAACGGTTGGCGGGCTGCTCTATCCAATGGCCTTTGTCCTTCAGCTTGTCATCAGCACGTTTTATTTATTCATCCGAGTAAGTTTCTTCGGTCTCGTTGGGCTTGGGCTTCTTAAATTGTTTAAACGCCGGGGAGAATACAGGCATATGTGGCGCACCTCCGCTGTTTCAATTACCGTCCCTATTTTAGTTTCTTTAGTTCTTGACAGTGCCCATCTGGCAAATGACTACAATTTCATAATAACCGCTGTGATACATATGGCGTATTTAGCAATGGCAGCAAACTATTACCCAAAACAACCAAAAGCCAAAGTTAAAGTCAGTCGCGCATAA
- a CDS encoding metal ABC transporter ATP-binding protein, producing the protein MQESLVKLTDVTFNYGSSSVLEDITLTVRPGEFWALIGPNGSGKSTLIKILLGLLKPDKGTVELFGQPVSHVSHKERVGYVSQKSNSFNSGFPATVLEVVRSGLTKKKGLFKRFTKADTEAAMNALREVDMESFADRNIGELSGGQQQRVFISRALAAKPELLIMDEPTVGVDQQNSASFYSMLEKLNRDNGIAILLVSHEIDLVTDLASHVACLNRTMHFHGGRRDFAKLNDNDLSRWYGHSVRLIHQKEGGTSND; encoded by the coding sequence ATGCAAGAAAGTCTAGTGAAATTAACAGATGTAACGTTTAATTATGGCAGTTCATCCGTGTTGGAAGACATCACCTTAACCGTGCGGCCAGGTGAATTCTGGGCGTTAATTGGTCCAAACGGTTCTGGTAAATCGACACTTATTAAAATCTTATTAGGGTTATTAAAGCCGGATAAAGGAACAGTGGAACTATTTGGACAGCCCGTTTCTCACGTCAGTCATAAAGAACGGGTTGGCTACGTATCCCAAAAATCCAATTCTTTCAATAGCGGATTTCCAGCAACTGTACTTGAGGTTGTCAGGAGCGGATTAACGAAAAAAAAGGGATTATTCAAGCGTTTTACGAAAGCGGATACCGAAGCGGCCATGAACGCACTTCGTGAAGTAGATATGGAGAGCTTCGCTGATCGCAATATCGGAGAACTTTCCGGCGGGCAGCAGCAGCGGGTCTTCATTTCACGGGCACTCGCAGCAAAACCTGAATTGCTCATTATGGATGAACCGACTGTCGGTGTGGATCAGCAAAACTCGGCTTCTTTCTATTCTATGCTTGAAAAGTTGAATCGTGACAACGGAATCGCTATTCTTTTAGTTTCCCATGAAATTGACCTTGTTACGGATCTCGCATCACACGTCGCTTGTTTGAATCGAACCATGCACTTCCATGGCGGAAGAAGGGACTTCGCCAAGCTGAATGATAACGACCTTTCACGCTGGTATGGTCATTCTGTTCGTCTCATTCATCAGAAGGAAGGTGGCACTTCCAATGATTGA
- a CDS encoding metal ABC transporter permease — MIDALFTYEFLQNAFFSGLIIGVIAPMLGLFIVVRRLALIADALSHVSLAGIAGSLYLSQQVLFFAGLNPIYLGMAAAVGGSLLIERLRRVYRNFEELAIPIILSAGIGFGAIFISLAKGFGADLVGYLFGSVSAVSRQDLLVVAILAIAVFAFIYLFYKELFTLSFDADYSKASGIKGRWIQMFFMVLTALVIGASMRIVGILLVSSLMTLPVAAAIQVAKSFKSAMLLSILFGEVSVIAGLFAAYHLDIAPGGTIVVTAILILLFVLGSKRLTGKSTVRRKGEVL; from the coding sequence ATGATTGATGCATTATTTACGTATGAATTTTTACAAAATGCTTTCTTCTCCGGACTGATTATCGGAGTGATTGCACCAATGCTCGGATTATTTATAGTTGTGAGACGCCTGGCGCTGATTGCTGATGCGCTTAGTCACGTATCACTGGCAGGTATTGCAGGCAGCTTGTATTTGAGTCAGCAAGTGCTGTTCTTTGCAGGGCTTAATCCTATCTATTTAGGAATGGCGGCAGCTGTAGGAGGATCGTTATTAATCGAACGGCTGCGACGGGTTTATCGAAACTTTGAAGAACTTGCGATTCCAATCATTCTCTCTGCAGGTATTGGGTTCGGTGCTATTTTTATATCTCTCGCTAAAGGGTTCGGTGCAGATTTAGTCGGTTACTTGTTCGGCTCAGTCTCTGCAGTCAGCAGACAAGATTTATTGGTTGTAGCAATTCTTGCAATTGCAGTGTTTGCCTTCATTTACTTGTTTTATAAGGAACTGTTTACGCTCTCATTTGACGCAGATTATTCAAAAGCATCAGGTATTAAAGGACGCTGGATTCAAATGTTTTTCATGGTGCTGACTGCATTAGTTATCGGCGCTTCCATGAGAATTGTCGGAATTCTTCTCGTCTCTTCGCTCATGACGCTTCCGGTAGCTGCTGCAATCCAAGTAGCAAAAAGCTTTAAATCCGCTATGCTTCTCTCGATTCTTTTTGGAGAAGTATCCGTCATTGCAGGATTATTTGCCGCGTATCATTTGGACATTGCACCTGGAGGAACGATTGTAGTTACCGCCATCCTTATCTTACTTTTTGTATTAGGCAGTAAACGGCTTACAGGAAAAAGTACTGTGAGAAGAAAGGGGGAAGTACTGTGA
- a CDS encoding Na/Pi cotransporter family protein produces MDINWQEVAFQFLGGLGIFLFAIKYMGDGLQKVAGDRLRSILDRFTTNPFMGVLVGIIVTVLIQSSSGTTVITVGLVSAGFMKLRQAIGVIMGANIGTTVTAFIIGLDVGAYALPIMAIGAFMIFFIPKLTVKHFGEVVFGFGGLFLGLELMSEGMVPLRSLESFTDLTVSMADHPMLGVVAGTVFTLIVQSSSATVGILQGLYAENLIDLKAALPVLFGDNIGTTITAILAAIGASVAARRAAATHVLFNILGAAIFMILLVPFTAYVEWMTSTFGIDKKMQIAFAHGSFNVVNTAIQFPFIGAWAYFVTKLIPGEDVTIEYKPKHLDPHFISQSPAVAIGQAKEEIIRMGSFAVQGLEETFEYLKSSKKSHAETAYQIEDAINNLDRKITDYLVEISAVNISPVESVRHVMLMDTVRDIERIGDHFENIIELIDFREVNKVKLSEDAMEELSEMFALTIGTVQKAVDSLDTNDWELARTVAKQEELIDKMERKCRKSHIIRLNEGGCSAQAGIVFVDIVSNLERIGDHAVNIAEAVLGKRA; encoded by the coding sequence ATGGATATTAACTGGCAGGAAGTAGCATTTCAGTTTCTTGGCGGACTTGGTATTTTTCTTTTCGCCATTAAATACATGGGGGACGGTCTTCAGAAAGTAGCAGGAGATAGATTGCGTTCTATCCTGGACCGTTTTACAACGAACCCGTTCATGGGTGTGCTAGTCGGTATTATTGTGACAGTTCTGATTCAGTCAAGTTCAGGTACGACCGTTATTACCGTTGGACTCGTTAGTGCGGGGTTCATGAAATTGAGACAAGCAATTGGTGTTATTATGGGTGCAAACATAGGTACAACAGTTACCGCATTCATTATCGGATTGGACGTAGGTGCTTATGCACTGCCGATTATGGCAATTGGTGCGTTCATGATTTTCTTCATCCCGAAACTGACGGTTAAACATTTTGGTGAGGTGGTATTCGGGTTTGGAGGCCTGTTCCTAGGGCTTGAACTAATGAGTGAAGGAATGGTGCCTTTACGATCTCTGGAGTCGTTTACTGATTTGACCGTTTCGATGGCAGACCACCCGATGCTTGGAGTGGTAGCAGGTACGGTGTTTACGTTAATCGTTCAGAGTTCCAGTGCGACTGTAGGGATTTTGCAAGGATTATATGCGGAAAATCTTATCGATTTGAAAGCTGCTCTGCCCGTTTTGTTTGGTGACAACATCGGAACAACGATAACTGCAATTTTAGCAGCAATTGGCGCGTCTGTAGCTGCACGTCGTGCGGCAGCGACCCACGTTTTGTTCAATATTCTAGGAGCTGCTATATTCATGATTCTCCTCGTTCCTTTTACTGCTTACGTGGAATGGATGACGAGTACGTTTGGCATTGATAAGAAAATGCAAATTGCGTTCGCACACGGTTCGTTTAACGTGGTGAACACAGCAATCCAGTTTCCGTTCATCGGTGCTTGGGCATATTTTGTAACAAAACTAATTCCTGGTGAAGATGTGACAATTGAATATAAACCGAAACATTTGGATCCGCATTTTATTAGTCAGTCTCCAGCTGTTGCGATTGGACAAGCAAAAGAAGAAATCATACGTATGGGTTCGTTTGCTGTCCAAGGATTAGAAGAAACATTCGAATACTTGAAGAGCAGCAAGAAAAGTCATGCAGAAACTGCGTATCAAATTGAAGATGCCATTAATAATTTGGACCGTAAAATCACGGACTATTTAGTTGAAATTTCTGCTGTCAATATCTCGCCGGTTGAATCTGTCCGACATGTTATGCTAATGGATACGGTACGCGACATTGAGCGAATCGGTGATCACTTTGAGAATATTATTGAACTGATCGACTTCAGAGAAGTGAATAAAGTGAAGCTGTCTGAAGATGCAATGGAAGAATTATCGGAAATGTTTGCTCTTACGATAGGAACTGTACAAAAAGCAGTGGATTCCCTGGATACAAATGACTGGGAACTTGCACGTACTGTTGCGAAGCAAGAAGAATTGATTGATAAAATGGAACGGAAATGTCGAAAGAGCCATATTATTCGTTTGAATGAAGGCGGCTGTTCTGCACAAGCTGGTATCGTTTTTGTGGATATCGTATCGAACTTAGAGCGAATCGGTGATCATGCTGTCAATATTGCAGAAGCGGTTTTAGGAAAACGAGCATAA
- the sodA gene encoding superoxide dismutase SodA, translated as MAYKLPELPYAYDALEPHIDKETMEIHHTKHHNTYVTNVNNALEGHADLAAKSVEELISDLNAVPEDIRTAVRNNGGGHANHSLFWTLLSPNGGGAPTGTLAEAIDKKFGSLDKFKEEFANAAKTRFGSGWAWLVLDNGELSIMSTPNQDNPLMEGKTPLLGLDVWEHAYYLNYQNRRPDYITAFWNVVNWDEVQKLYTENK; from the coding sequence ATGGCTTACAAATTACCTGAATTGCCTTATGCATATGATGCACTAGAACCGCACATCGACAAAGAAACGATGGAGATTCACCATACGAAGCATCATAATACGTACGTTACCAATGTAAATAATGCATTGGAAGGACATGCTGATCTTGCTGCGAAATCTGTTGAAGAACTTATCTCAGATTTGAATGCAGTTCCTGAAGATATCCGTACTGCAGTTCGCAATAATGGCGGAGGTCATGCGAACCACTCCTTATTCTGGACACTTCTTTCACCGAACGGTGGCGGAGCGCCGACTGGTACTCTAGCTGAAGCGATTGACAAGAAGTTCGGAAGCTTAGACAAATTCAAAGAAGAGTTTGCAAACGCTGCAAAAACTCGCTTTGGTTCTGGATGGGCTTGGCTCGTTCTTGATAACGGCGAACTTTCAATCATGTCTACACCAAACCAGGACAATCCATTAATGGAAGGCAAGACTCCACTTCTTGGCTTGGACGTTTGGGAGCATGCATACTACTTAAACTATCAAAACCGCCGTCCTGATTACATTACAGCATTCTGGAATGTAGTAAATTGGGATGAAGTACAAAAGCTTTACACAGAAAATAAGTAA
- the ispG gene encoding flavodoxin-dependent (E)-4-hydroxy-3-methylbut-2-enyl-diphosphate synthase has translation MTEMIHRSNTRPVKVGNLTIGGSNELFIQSMTTTKTHDVEATVAEIKRLEEAGVQIVRVACPDERAAYSIGAIKAQINIPLVVDIHFNYKLALIAIEQGADKIRINPGNIGKQAKVEAVVNAAKAKGIPIRIGVNAGSLEKKILEKYGYPTADGMVESALHHIKILEDLDFHDIIVSLKASDVNLAIEAYKKAAAAFDYPLHLGITESGTLFTGSIKSSAGLGALLSAGIGNTMRVSLSADPVQEVKVARELLKVFGLSSNAATLISCPTCGRIEIDLISIANEVEEYISNIKAPLKVAVLGCAVNGPGEAREADIGIAGARGEGLLFMHGKTVRKVPEETMVEELKIEIDKLAEEYFEKKRQEELLEESGATK, from the coding sequence ATGACTGAAATGATACATCGATCCAACACGCGTCCTGTCAAAGTCGGGAATCTTACAATCGGAGGAAGCAATGAACTATTCATCCAAAGTATGACGACGACTAAAACACATGACGTGGAAGCAACTGTTGCAGAAATCAAGCGTTTAGAAGAAGCAGGTGTTCAGATTGTCCGCGTTGCTTGTCCAGATGAGCGCGCAGCTTACTCAATCGGCGCGATTAAAGCACAGATTAACATTCCACTCGTTGTCGATATTCACTTTAACTATAAACTGGCACTGATTGCGATTGAACAAGGTGCGGATAAGATTCGTATTAACCCAGGTAACATCGGCAAGCAAGCAAAAGTGGAGGCTGTTGTTAATGCAGCTAAAGCAAAAGGAATTCCTATTCGTATCGGAGTAAACGCCGGATCTCTTGAAAAGAAAATCCTTGAGAAATATGGCTATCCAACAGCTGACGGTATGGTTGAAAGCGCACTGCATCATATTAAAATTCTCGAAGATCTCGATTTCCATGACATCATCGTATCGTTGAAAGCGTCTGATGTGAACTTGGCAATTGAAGCTTATAAAAAAGCGGCAGCTGCATTTGACTACCCCCTTCACCTCGGCATTACAGAATCCGGTACATTATTTACCGGTTCCATTAAGAGTTCCGCAGGGCTTGGGGCGTTACTTTCAGCAGGTATCGGGAACACGATGCGTGTATCTCTGAGTGCTGACCCGGTTCAAGAAGTAAAAGTTGCCCGGGAGTTATTGAAAGTATTCGGCCTTTCATCCAACGCAGCTACTCTTATTTCTTGTCCGACTTGCGGACGTATTGAAATTGACTTAATTTCTATTGCTAACGAAGTGGAAGAGTATATCTCAAACATCAAAGCTCCGCTTAAAGTCGCGGTTCTTGGCTGTGCAGTTAACGGCCCGGGGGAAGCACGAGAAGCAGATATCGGAATTGCGGGTGCTCGTGGTGAAGGCCTTCTCTTCATGCACGGTAAAACCGTACGTAAAGTGCCTGAAGAAACAATGGTCGAGGAATTGAAGATTGAAATCGATAAACTTGCGGAAGAGTATTTCGAAAAGAAGAGACAAGAAGAACTGCTTGAAGAGAGCGGAGCAACTAAGTGA